Genomic window (Takifugu flavidus isolate HTHZ2018 unplaced genomic scaffold, ASM371156v2 ctg594, whole genome shotgun sequence):
ttttcagatttagaaatgtgtttttatttgccccatttattccttttccaggctgtggtactgcagtttatcagagatcagctgtgactctctggcctcggcgctgaggtccaatccctcccatctgagggttctggacctgagctacatcagtctagaggatccagcagtgaagctgctctgtggttttctccaggatcctctctgtgagctggagactctcaggtcagtcagagatgatccagtactttcc
Coding sequences:
- the LOC130520928 gene encoding NACHT, LRR and PYD domains-containing protein 12-like; the protein is MTSNPSHLWELSLSWNQSLTDADVKLLSSAMMHPNCRLETLRLWYCSLSEISCDSLASALRSNPSHLRVLDLSYISLEDPAVKLLCGFLQDPLCELETLRSVRDDPVLSQV